In Corynebacterium guangdongense, one DNA window encodes the following:
- a CDS encoding cupredoxin domain-containing protein, which produces MNDATTGTGARGGAGKLPTREWGAASWHRKAARPVTVWMMVFVLAGLTHVAIPEYRWVLIHIFTLGILTNSIVLWSQSLTEKFLQQKQPPETRPAQLRRTRLLNAGVVVTIVGEILVRWWDRHWILTQVGAALVALALTWHGVVLARQWLRSDKGKRFRPAVLGYVGASFALPLGAIFGGLLAMGLPGTWHNRVLMAHTIINLGGFLGLAAAASLTVLFPSIWRVNGLRDRSLPTLILLTVGLVAASAGALLDSGWLTGVGLLTYAAGWVISLQAWLGNVLSALRDPRDRLNYPSLSVLAAVLWLVGTVIHYAVQVMLAGEQIHLLRLPTMPLLLGFAAQLLIGVMSHLLPTTMGGGPAAKRAGLRELKRGGIFRVVLYNLGFILWQTSTHSWLKVLLSFLVFGVLVAFIPLMLRSVKAQKAVLLGERDSPREDDPAPRWGQATAALAVLAFVVALFGGLQGPATGPDAAGPTSATGAENVTVLELTSPGVFFEPDLIEVNSGDHVVLTYTNTDDMAHDLRFANGVDSGRLEPGQSAELDLGVLTADLEGWCTIAGHRVQGMVLSVVVR; this is translated from the coding sequence ATGAACGATGCCACGACCGGGACCGGCGCCAGGGGCGGTGCCGGGAAACTGCCCACCCGGGAGTGGGGTGCCGCCTCCTGGCACCGCAAGGCCGCCCGCCCGGTGACGGTGTGGATGATGGTCTTCGTCCTCGCGGGCCTCACCCACGTCGCCATCCCCGAGTACCGGTGGGTGCTCATCCACATCTTCACCCTGGGCATCCTCACCAACTCGATCGTCCTGTGGTCGCAGTCGCTGACCGAGAAGTTCCTCCAGCAGAAGCAGCCCCCGGAGACCCGGCCAGCGCAGCTGAGGCGCACCCGCCTCCTCAACGCCGGCGTCGTCGTCACCATCGTCGGCGAGATTCTCGTCCGGTGGTGGGACCGGCACTGGATCCTCACCCAGGTCGGCGCCGCCCTCGTGGCACTCGCGCTGACCTGGCATGGGGTGGTGCTCGCCCGGCAGTGGCTGCGCAGTGACAAGGGCAAGCGCTTCCGTCCCGCAGTCCTCGGCTACGTCGGGGCCTCCTTCGCCCTGCCCCTCGGCGCGATCTTCGGCGGACTGCTGGCGATGGGGCTGCCGGGCACCTGGCACAACCGGGTGCTCATGGCGCACACGATCATCAACCTCGGCGGCTTCCTCGGCCTGGCGGCCGCCGCGTCCCTGACCGTGCTCTTTCCCTCGATCTGGCGGGTCAACGGGCTTCGGGACCGCTCTCTCCCGACCCTCATCCTGCTGACGGTCGGCCTGGTGGCGGCGAGTGCCGGCGCGTTGCTGGACTCCGGCTGGCTCACCGGCGTCGGCCTGCTGACCTACGCCGCGGGCTGGGTGATTTCCCTGCAGGCCTGGCTGGGCAACGTGCTCTCGGCGCTCCGGGATCCCCGCGACCGCCTCAACTACCCTTCCCTGTCCGTCCTGGCCGCGGTGCTGTGGCTGGTAGGCACGGTCATCCACTACGCGGTCCAGGTCATGCTCGCGGGCGAGCAGATCCACCTTCTCCGCCTGCCGACGATGCCGCTGCTCCTGGGTTTCGCCGCCCAGCTGCTCATCGGCGTGATGAGCCACCTGCTGCCCACGACGATGGGTGGCGGACCCGCCGCAAAACGCGCCGGGCTCAGGGAACTGAAGCGGGGCGGAATCTTTCGCGTCGTCCTCTACAACCTGGGCTTCATCCTCTGGCAGACCTCGACGCATTCCTGGCTCAAGGTCCTGCTCAGCTTCCTCGTCTTCGGCGTGCTGGTGGCCTTCATTCCGCTCATGCTGCGCTCGGTCAAGGCGCAGAAGGCGGTGCTGTTGGGCGAGAGGGACTCCCCGCGCGAGGACGACCCCGCACCGCGCTGGGGCCAGGCCACCGCCGCCCTGGCCGTCCTCGCCTTCGTCGTCGCCCTGTTCGGCGGTCTCCAGGGACCGGCCACCGGCCCCGACGCGGCCGGGCCGACCTCAGCGACCGGCGCAGAAAACGTCACCGTCCTGGAGCTGACTTCCCCGGGCGTGTTCTTCGAGCCGGATCTCATCGAGGTCAACTCCGGAGATCACGTCGTTCTCACCTACACCAACACCGACGACATGGCCCACGACCTCCGTTTCGCCAACGGCGTCGACTCCGGTCGCCTCGAACCGGGCCAGAGCGCCGAGCTGGATCTGGGCGTGCTCACCGCTGACCTGGAAGGCTGGTGCACCATCGCCGGCCACCGCGTTCAGGGCATGGTCCTCAGCGTCGTCGTGCGCTGA